From Lolium perenne isolate Kyuss_39 chromosome 5, Kyuss_2.0, whole genome shotgun sequence, a single genomic window includes:
- the LOC127326313 gene encoding zinc finger CCCH domain-containing protein 27: MQSCFSADFIILKMHKESTAPGLDADKIEVPSPKEESNSTNSEAATDTENFEISDDDDDDRNHKHRRKEAMPQSFGESTEEQAAGRPLKRRPMISGNGQPFGGADSRGEAQKDFIPKFKRRLGPGAHSRGGRMNQSFHSASAATRPPMTRGRGRNGAPWTQHDPRFNTLDMMDFASHMASQGPPPHPSLFMGAPMPSSGSAQNGSWGPHGFMPGMPNGMLDPFHPHGMQGPIQPAMSPLVDLGMPRQRCRDFEERGFCLRGDMCSMEHGVNRIVVEDMQSLSQFNLPVSAPNAPGLGIQSEAVTAHVNLTNLGGSKGVTAKDIKSGVADDALKLNGSTGSAVVNTDVYDPDQPLWNNENPEASCAGFAHTNDGVWNAETSSYEAGWEHANQGFAADGSKNSKSSVWGRIASKKKSGPSKTANTTSTSATGNKRSDYYDDMAPSTIQLKPASTKDTNGQSNSRMLGDVGRQSNRAPHKASRTLYVNGIPQESNRWEALLSHFQKFGQVIDIYVPANSEKAFVQFSKREEAEAALKAPDAVMGNRFIKLWWANRDRITEEGEGRVSTKPVLTNSALAQPSSSNRGNDLQSATPRASSGSSASGPGVGPKTLPANSITSVPPAPKRQESMELLEELRKKQDMLAQKRAELRQQLEAYAKQKNSGNPVKQTETSGKEVGPNAAGKVVDIRSMNTGTEGLQEVASTLEKKISGDLALSSPKYAPTSTQKPAVAVKQTSPLVAPPQNRFKLDNRTTSFRILPPLPPEIANESVLKDHFAAFGELSSVVLEDTEAHNHDTTLPSLSCSACVTYTTRQSAEKAFITGKSCKGHMLRFMWLTASPGSNNQSRFQKTSSLVGAAESPSPVAKISRIVTSGTSVIPHSESIPTAESSERFPVEISKVSSSSVECPPENDSTRNPLLTDPYVPQ; the protein is encoded by the exons ATGCAAAGTTGCTTTTCTGCGGATTTTATAATCTTGAAGATGCACAAAGAGTCTACAGCTCCAGGACTGGATGCTGACAAAATAGAAGTTCCTTCACCAAAGGAAGAAAGTAATTCCACAAATTCTGAAGCTGCTACAGATACCGAAAACTTTGAAAttagcgacgatgacgacgatgatcGTAATCACAAGCACCGAAGAAAAGAGGCTATGCCTCAATCTTTTGGTGAGAGTACTGAGGAGCAAGCTGCAGGGAGGCCTTTGAAAAGAAGGCCCATGATTTCTGGTAATGGACAGCCATTTGGTGGAGCTGATTCACGTGGGGAAGCACAGAAGGACTTCATACCAAAATTCAAGAGGCGTCTTGGACCAGGAGCTCACAGTCGGGGAGGTAGAATGAACCAATCTTTCCATTCAGCTTCGGCTGCCACTCGCCCTCCTATGACACGGGGAAGAGGACGGAATGGTGCACCCTGGACTCAGCATGACCCAAGATTTAACACACTTGACATGATGGATTTTGCATCACACATGGCGTCACAAGGACCGCCTCCACATCCTAGCTTATTTATGGGTGCTCCAATGCCGAGTAGTGGTAGTGCTCAAAATGGTTCATGGGGTCCACATGGTTTTATGCCTGGAATGCCTAATGGAATGCTGGATCCATTTCACCCACATGGAATGCAGGGCCCTATTCAGCCTGCAATGTCACCTTTAGTTGATCTTGGCATGCCTCGTCAACGTTGTAGAGACTTCGAGGAGCGTGGATTTTGCTTGAGAGGGGATATGTGCTCCATGGAGCATGGAGTAAATAGAATTGTTGTTGAAGATATGCAG AGTCTATCACAGTTCAATCTTCCAGTCTCAGCTCCAAATGCTCCGGGACTAGGAATCCAAAGTGAGGCAGTAACTGCTCATGTTAACTTAACAAACCTAGGAGGCAGTAAAGGTGTTACCGCGAAAGATATCAAATCTGGTGTGGCAGATGATGCATTAAAGCTAAATGGAAGCACTGGTTCAGCTGTTGTTAACACTGATGTATATGATCCTGATCAGCCTCTGTGGAACAATGAAAATCCTGAAGCATCCTGTGCTGGTTTTGCACATACTAATGATGGAGTATGGAATGCTGAGACCTCAAGCTATGAAGCAGGGTGGGAGCATGCAAACCAGGGTTTTGCAGCTGATGGTTCAAAGAATTCAAAGTCTTCTGTTTGGGGGAGAATAGCATCAAAGAAAAAATCAGGACCTAGTAAAACAGCTAATACTACTTCGACAAGTGCCACTGGAAACAAAAGAAGTGACTACTATGATGATATGGCTCCTAGCACCATCCAATTAAAGCCGGCTTCTACTAAGGATACTAATGGTCAATCTAATTCAAGAATGCTTGGAGATGTGGGCCGGCAAAGTAATAGAGCTCCTCACAAAGCATCTCGCACACTTTATGTGAATGGCATTCCGCAGGAAAGCAATAGATGGGAGGCCCTTCTTTCGCACTTCCAAAAATTTGGTCAAGTAATAGATATCTATGTTCCAGCTAACAGTGAGAAAGCTTTTGTCCAGTTCTCTAAAAGGGAAGAAGCAGAAGCTGCCCTAAAAGCTCCAGATGCTGTGATGGGAAACCGTTTTATAAAGCTATGGTGGGCTAACAGGGACAGGATTACTGAGGAGGGAGAGGGTAGAGTCTCTACAAAACCTGTGCTGACAAATTCGGCTCTAGCTCAACCATCTTCATCCAACAGAGGAAACgatcttcaatctgcaactccAAGGGCCAGTTCTGGATCTTCTGCATCAGGTCCTGGTGTAGGTCCTAAAACGTTGCCTGCAAACAGTATAACATCAGTACCTCCTGCTCCCAAAAGGCAAGAAAGTATGGAACTCCTGGAAGAACTCCGTAAAAAACAGGATATGTTAGCTCAGAAGCGGGCTGAGTTACGCCAGCAGTTAGAGGCATATGCGAAACAA AAAAATTCAGGAAATCCAGTAAAACAGACAGAGACTAGTGGAAAAGAAGTTGGGCCAAATGCTGCTGGGAAAGTGGTAGATATAAGGTCCATGAACACTGGGACAGAAGGGCTGCAAGAGGTTGCTAGtacactggaaaagaaaatttctggGGATTTGGCTTTATCTTCCCCAAAATATGCTCCAACATCCACACAGAAACCAGCTGTAGCTGTTAAGCAGACATCTCCTCTGGTAGCACCACCTCAGAATAGGTTTAAGCTCGACAACCGCACCACGTCGTTTAGGATCCTTCCTCCTTTGCCACCTGAAATTGCAAAT GAATCTGTCTTGAAAGATCATTTTGCAGCATTCGGGGAGCTCTCATCTGTTGTTCTAGAAGACACTGAAGCCCACAACcatgatacaaccttgccttctctgAGTTGCTCAGCTTGTGTGACCTACACAACGCGACAATCTGCTGAGAAAGCATTTATTACTGGCAAATCTTGTAAAGGGCATATGCTACGATTTATGTGGTTGACGGCTTCTCCTGGCTCAAATAACCAATCAAGATTTCAGAAAACATCAAGTCTTGTTGGGGCAGCCGAGTCCCCAAGCCCTGTTGCGAAAATCTCACGCATTGTCACATCTGGTACATCAGTCATTCCTCATAGTGAATCCATTCCAACTGCAGAAAGTTCAGAGAGATTTCCTGTTGAGATTTCCAAGGTATCATCTTCTAGTGTTGAGTGCCCACCTGAAAATGATTCCACAAGGAATCCTCTCCTTACAGACCCTTACGTTCCACAATGA